In the Flavobacterium sp. 90 genome, GAAAACTTAGGAATTGTACTCCACGAATCTAAAACCCGAATAGTGACATCTACAGAATCCGAAGCCACACTTACGAGTTTATTTGAGATTCGAACGGCAGTAACATACTTTTGAGCACGAATCAAACGTTCAGATTCCTGTACTTTATAAGCATTATAAGGCGTATTTCTCTTGAATAAAAGAAGATTATAAATCGCTATTTTTTTAGTTTTCAAATGCAATCGGTTTCCGGTTCTTTCTCCCCAATTTTTAGGCATTTGTGTAGTATCTGTAATAGAATGCCCAAAAGGATCGAGTGTAACGATATTAATTTTTCGGATTATTTTTCCGTCATAATCGGTTGTATCTGTAATAAGAAGTTCTTCTTTCTTTTTAGGTTTGTTGGTTCTAAAAAAAAGCTTGTGAAGATTTTGAGTAAATTTATTTTTTTTAGAATAGTTTCTGATTCTTTTATAAATATCAGTACTGTCTTTCTTCTCGGTTTTAACCTGAGAATAAGCGCCTTGTAAGCAAAAGCATAAGAGAATAAAAACAACTATTTTTTTGTTCACAAACATTTAGATTATTTTTGACTGGCTTACAAATGATTCTTAGATCAAGGTAAGAAAATTATAAGGTTAAATTTAAAAAATGAGCCAATTTTTAACTCTCAGCATTAACTTTCCTAATTCTCCATGTAAATTTTTTAGGCATATGATTTCCCATAACATAACCCCAGGGTTCTAGTGATTCTATTCGGTCAAAAATAATTTTTAAAATCGCTAAAAGCGGAATGGCTAAAAACATCCCGGAAATTCCTGCAGAAGCACCACCAACTATAATTCCGATAATAGATACAAAAGCATTAATTTCTACTTTAGAATTGATAATTAAAGGTACAATTAGATTATTATCGATTAATTGCACAATAATATTTACGATAAGAATTCCTAAGATAATTGATGTTTCGGCAGATCCTGTCAAAGATGCCAGAACAGTAATAATACCAGCAATCAGGATTCCGATATACGGAATCACGTTTAGAATTCCGGTTATTAATCCCAAGAGAATAAAATATTTGATACCAATAATCCAAAGTCCTAAACTTGTTAAAGCTGAGACAACAATCATTTCAATAATTAAGCTGACGATATAATTGTTTATGGAAAGTTTTATTTGAGATAATATATCTTTTAAAATACTATGGTTTTCTTTGTCAATCAATTTAGCCAGAAAAAGTATAAAATGATCTTTATATAGTAAAAACAAAAAAGTATAAATTGGAATAATGGTACAATCCAAGAGTAAATCCGTAATCGATACAATTGCCGAACCGATTGTGGCTTTTCCGTTCTGAACAGAATCTTTCGTTACATTATCAATGTATTTTTTCTGTTCGCCAATACTTACATGAAAATTATCTTTAATAAATTTATGAATATCGGTTATAAAAGTATTTGCATTCTTTTTTATGGTGTCAAAATCATTTGCCATATCCGTTACTTCATAAGATATAAAAACCAATATTCCGACGATAAAAGCAGCAAAAAGTAAAACACAGCAAATCGCCGCAAGATGCCTTGGAAACTTGAATTTTGTTTTTAAAAAAGTAAATACCGGAAGCAATAAAACAGCAAACAAAAAGGCCATTAAGACTGGCGTAATAATATCTTTTGCAATGCAAAATATATAAGCAAAAGAAATCAAACTTATTAATATACACGCAATTTTTGCGTAGAATGGCAACTTAATTGACTGAATCATTTTTATGGAGTTTTTGTAAAACTATAATTTTGGTTAAGCAAATATTATACTTTATTTCAGTAATAATGTTTTAGCTTTTTTCTTATAGTTTATAAAATTCCCATTCAAATTTTAGTCAAAGAATTCCTTGTCTTCGTAGTGCGTCGGCATAATCGAAATACCTTTTTGTAATAGTAGATTGTTCGGAAAAATGATTTTTTCGCCTTCTTTAGTTTTTAAATTCACGTGGAAAGCGCTAATGTCTTCGATTTCAGCTTCTATAGGAAAATCTTTGTCGTGAATTTTGATTGTATCTCCAATTCTAAATGGAAAAGAGAAAAATAAAATCATTCCGGAAGTAATATTGCTCAAAATAGACCATTGTGCAAACATTGCAACACCAATAACGGTTGCAATTGACGAAACCGTTATAAAAATATCCTTAGTTTCAACGCCCCAAATTACAATCAGACTAATCGTAACCAGTATATTCATAAGAATGTGAATGTACTTGATTACCAAATTGGTTCGATGTTCTAATAATTGACTTGAACTGGCGTAACGACGGATTAATTTTGCAATAATAACTCTCAATGCTACTAAAGCAAACAAGATAATTATAGTACTTAAAATTTCCTGACTATATTCTTTAAAAGAAAACATAAATAAATTTTTACACTAAAGTACTCAAATATTCGTAAACTTTAGCCGTAGGCAATCCCATAACATTGGTATAAGAACCTTCTACTTTTGCAACTGCCATAAAACCAAACCATTCCTGGATGCCATAAGCACCGGCTTTGTCATAAGGTTTGTAGTTTTCGATATAATACAAAATTGCTTCGTCAGACAAATCATTGAAAGTTACTTTTGTAATATCATGCAAAAGGGTAGAAGTAGTGCTTGTTTTGAAGCAAACAGAAGTAATTACATCGTGTGTTGCATTCGACATTGATTTGATCATTGCAAAAGCTTCATCAGCATCTTTTGGTTTCCCTAAAGCTTTATCGTTGTGCCAAACGATCGTATCGCTGGTTACTAAGATTTCGTTTTCTTTTAGTTCACCTTCAAAGGCGCTTGCTTTTAGTTCAGCTAAATAATCAGTGATTTCTACCGCTTTTAATTCAGGCGGATATATTTCTTCGATATCTTTTAATCTGATTTCAAAATCAAGATTTAAGTCCTTAAAGAATTGTTGTCTTCTTGGTGATCCTGATGCGAGAATTATCGTGTATTTTTTTAGTTTTTCTTTAAGCATTGTAATGAATATTTAAGGTAATAACCAGAATTGATAAAATTCCGAAAAACAAAATCAGTTTTAAAACCGTACTTAAATGGTGAAATTCTTTTGGAGTTTTTGCTCCAAAAATCTTTACAATAAAATACAATAACGGCGCTAAAACAAAAGCAAATGCATAAAGCGTAACAAAAATAAGATTGTTTTTAAGGAAATAAGTATTGATATAAAGCAAGGATAAAATAAACGGAATTATAGCAAATCCCAAAGCTATTTTTGCTGCACGGCTTATTCCAATTGCAATTGGTAACGTATTCATTCCTTGATTGTAATCCCCATTTACATCTTCGATATCTTTAACTATTTCGCGTATAAAATTAATCATAAAAGCAAACAAAGCATAATCAGTAAGAATCGAAAATAAACTTGCCATTTGCGCTTTATTTTCAGGACTAGTTGCCGGAAAAATATCAAAAACTCCAATAATAATTACGCTTAGCGAAAGCGTTAATGCCACAACAACATTACCTACAATCATAATCTGTTTTAATGTTGTAGAGTAAAAATAAAGCATTGAAGCAATCAGAATAAAGATTGTTGCAAAACCAGGTCTCAAAATCACATTCGATAAATAAAAACCTATAGCAACTCCCGTAATATTCAAACCTATATAGATATTATAAGCCGCAGTTTCAGAAATTCCTTTACCAATCACAACATCCTGAGGCTTATTTATTGTATCTGTTGCAACGTCATATATATTATTGATTACATAACCCGCTGCAGCCAATAAAACGGTGCTCAAAACCAATAATCCATACTGAAGATCAGTTAGTGCCAAAGGAATATTTTGCTGTTTTAAAAAAGCATAACGAAATAAAACCTGCATAAAAGCAAGCATCAGTAAATTTTGATAACGAATGAGTTTGAGGAATTTCATTTTTTTCTTTTAAGGTTCAAAGGGACAAAGGTTCAGAGGTTCAAAGGTTTTTCTTTTAAGGTTCTGAGGTTCTTAGCGGCTAAGGTTCTAAGGTTTTTTCTTTGCTTAAAAATCTTTGTCAAAGTTTTAAGCTTTGACAAAGATAAGACGAAAGCAAAATCAACAATTAATAATTATATTAATCGTGTTTCCCGTTAAAATATTCCATCCATTTTCCTTGTACTTTCATTACTTGCTCGATAACGTCACGTGCAGCGCCCCTTCCGCCTTTTACATGCGAAACGTAACGGCATATATTCTTGATTTCAGGACTTGCATCTTGCGGGCAAGTTGGCAATCCTACTAATTTCATTACATGAAAATCAGGAATATCATCGCCCATATACAACACTTGCTCTGGTTTTATATTGTAAGTTTCTGTGTATTCCTTAAAAGTTGCAACCTTGTCAGGAACTCCTAAATGAATATCGTTGATTCCTAAATTACGAAGTCTAATGCGAACACCTTCGTTGCTTCCGCCAGAAATAATACAAACATTAAAACCACTTTCAACAGCCGCTTTCATTGCATAACCATCACGAATATTCATCGTGCGAAGCATTTCGCCTTCATTGGTTACAAAAACCGAACTATCTGTAAGTACGCCATCAACATCAAAAACAAAAGTTGTGATGTCGTTCATTATCTCTTTAAAATGTTTTGCCATTATTCTGTATAGATTGTGTTAGTATTTTATAAATATTCTTTTGATTTTCATTTGTTAAGTATTCCAAATGCGCTTCAATTGTGTTAGAATCTTTGCGTTTTGCAGGTCCGGTTTGTGCATCAATTGGATCGAGAGTTTTGATTTTTTCGGCAGTTTCCTGAATCAAAGGTTTCAAAACTTCAAACGGAACCTGATGTTCGGTGCAAATTTCTTGCCCGATTTGATATAAATGATTCGAGAAATTGTTGACAAAAACTGCTGCAACATGCAAAGCTTTCCTTTGATCTGAATTTATAGGATAAACAGCATTTGAAATGCTTTTTGCAACAGTTTCTAAAACGCGAAAATCAAACGTATTTTCGGCTTCCAAACACATTGGAATGGTTGAAAAATCAATTTCTTTCTTTTTAGAAAACGTCTGAAGTGGATAAAAAACGCCTTTCCTGTTTTTTGGATTCAAAACATCAAGCGAAGCAGCTCCTGAAGTGTGAACTACAATTCGGTTTTGAAAAG is a window encoding:
- a CDS encoding Rossmann-like and DUF2520 domain-containing protein; its protein translation is MTRITIIGSGNVAQHLIKAFSKSEVIEIVQVFSRKKEALSSLIDYDKIVNDYEELAEADLYIIAVSDKAISEVSNQLPFQNRIVVHTSGAASLDVLNPKNRKGVFYPLQTFSKKKEIDFSTIPMCLEAENTFDFRVLETVAKSISNAVYPINSDQRKALHVAAVFVNNFSNHLYQIGQEICTEHQVPFEVLKPLIQETAEKIKTLDPIDAQTGPAKRKDSNTIEAHLEYLTNENQKNIYKILTQSIQNNGKTF
- a CDS encoding mechanosensitive ion channel family protein — encoded protein: MFSFKEYSQEILSTIIILFALVALRVIIAKLIRRYASSSQLLEHRTNLVIKYIHILMNILVTISLIVIWGVETKDIFITVSSIATVIGVAMFAQWSILSNITSGMILFFSFPFRIGDTIKIHDKDFPIEAEIEDISAFHVNLKTKEGEKIIFPNNLLLQKGISIMPTHYEDKEFFD
- a CDS encoding HAD-IIIA family hydrolase, with the protein product MAKHFKEIMNDITTFVFDVDGVLTDSSVFVTNEGEMLRTMNIRDGYAMKAAVESGFNVCIISGGSNEGVRIRLRNLGINDIHLGVPDKVATFKEYTETYNIKPEQVLYMGDDIPDFHVMKLVGLPTCPQDASPEIKNICRYVSHVKGGRGAARDVIEQVMKVQGKWMEYFNGKHD
- a CDS encoding geranylgeranylglycerol-phosphate geranylgeranyltransferase, with product MKFLKLIRYQNLLMLAFMQVLFRYAFLKQQNIPLALTDLQYGLLVLSTVLLAAAGYVINNIYDVATDTINKPQDVVIGKGISETAAYNIYIGLNITGVAIGFYLSNVILRPGFATIFILIASMLYFYSTTLKQIMIVGNVVVALTLSLSVIIIGVFDIFPATSPENKAQMASLFSILTDYALFAFMINFIREIVKDIEDVNGDYNQGMNTLPIAIGISRAAKIALGFAIIPFILSLLYINTYFLKNNLIFVTLYAFAFVLAPLLYFIVKIFGAKTPKEFHHLSTVLKLILFFGILSILVITLNIHYNA
- a CDS encoding Maf-like protein — encoded protein: MLKEKLKKYTIILASGSPRRQQFFKDLNLDFEIRLKDIEEIYPPELKAVEITDYLAELKASAFEGELKENEILVTSDTIVWHNDKALGKPKDADEAFAMIKSMSNATHDVITSVCFKTSTTSTLLHDITKVTFNDLSDEAILYYIENYKPYDKAGAYGIQEWFGFMAVAKVEGSYTNVMGLPTAKVYEYLSTLV
- a CDS encoding AI-2E family transporter produces the protein MIQSIKLPFYAKIACILISLISFAYIFCIAKDIITPVLMAFLFAVLLLPVFTFLKTKFKFPRHLAAICCVLLFAAFIVGILVFISYEVTDMANDFDTIKKNANTFITDIHKFIKDNFHVSIGEQKKYIDNVTKDSVQNGKATIGSAIVSITDLLLDCTIIPIYTFLFLLYKDHFILFLAKLIDKENHSILKDILSQIKLSINNYIVSLIIEMIVVSALTSLGLWIIGIKYFILLGLITGILNVIPYIGILIAGIITVLASLTGSAETSIILGILIVNIIVQLIDNNLIVPLIINSKVEINAFVSIIGIIVGGASAGISGMFLAIPLLAILKIIFDRIESLEPWGYVMGNHMPKKFTWRIRKVNAES